In Campylobacter showae, the genomic stretch GATATCCTATTATGTACTTTTACGGTCTTGGCAACGGTATTTTTTATAAAGCCTTGCTAAAAAACGAAACGCATCAAAAAGTCATAGTCGTAGAGCCCGAGATAGAGATTATTTATATAGCATTAAATTTAATCGACTTATCGGATGAACTGATTAGCGAAAGGCTAGTTTTATTTTTCTCAGAATTTGCGACATACTCGCAGTTTTATTTTGCGGTTTCTAGCCAACTTTTCTCTTCATACGCAAAAACTTATAACCTGCACATTCACACGCCGTTTTATGAAAATTTCCATGAAGATATCGTGAGAATAAACAAAGACTTCACCAAGGCTATATCTCAAATGGTCGTCGCTCACGGCAATAGCATAGACGATACTCTAATAGGCATAAAACACCACATAGAGCACATCCCCGAGATGGTTACAAACTATTGCTATACGGATCTGATCAAAAAAAGACAGGGACTCATGGATACGGCAATCATCGTATCTACCGGACCGAGCCTAGATAAACAACTAGAAACTCTTAAAAAATTCGCGCCGTATTTTACCGTTATCAGCCTTGACGCGTCGTATCCTATTTTATTAAAGCACGGTATAAAGCCGGACTACGTAACCTCAATCGAGCGCGTAGAGGCTACGTCCAGCTTTTTTAAAAACAAAAACAAAAAAATAGACGAAGATATTTATTTTATAGTAGCGTCGCTAACGCATAAACAAACGGTAGATAATATTTTACCGCGCCGCCTAACTCTTACGATGAGGCCGCAACAAAGCGAAATGGCGTTTAATATGCCAAAATACGGCTATCTCGGTATCGGCCACTCTACGGCAAATCAGGCCTATCAGTTAGCTTACGCCCTCGGACATAAAAATATTATTTTAATAGGTCAAGATCTAGCCTTTGCTCCGGACGGCAAATCTCACGCCAGCGGGCATGCATTTGCTCAGGCTGATGAATATCTATACGTAGAAGCTTACGGCGGAGAAGGCGAAGTAAGAACGACCTATATATGGGACAAATTTAAAAATCAGTTTGAAAAAGATATAGAGCAGGCTAAAAACGAGCAAATCACGACATATAACTGCACGGAAGGCGGCGCCAGAATACAAGGAAGCACCGAAAGACCGTTTTTGGAAACCGCAGAAGAGCTTAGCAAAGATAAAAAGATCAAAAAGCTACCGCACATAGAAAAAACCGGCGAAAAAACGGCAAACAAAGACTTGCTCAAAGCCTACAAATTTATCGTAAAAAAAGTACAAACTCAAAATAAAGTAAAACAAAGAATAGAAAAAACATTCCTAGAGCTAGTTCCCAAGATCGATAAGATAATGAAGATCAAAGATGAAGGAAAAGTGGACGAAAGCCTATTTGATCCGCTAGTAAAAATTATCGACAAAATAGATAAGTTAAAAAATTACATTAGCGGACAAAATCTAAAAAAATATATAGAAAATGTCTTGCAAATCGCCGTATATCATCAAGAACTAGAGCTAGCTAAAATTTCGGTCGCGCCTAGCGATACTAAAATGGAAAAAGTAAACAAGCTGCTCGAATGGGCCGAGATGCACAAATACTGGATGTTTTCGGCTGCAGGCGGCATAAATGCAGATATGGAGGTAACCAAAAAAGCGTCCGAAAATTTAGTCAAAGAGCTAAAGAAGCGAGGACTAATAGAAACAAGCGAAATCGGAGAGGTGAAAGAGGAATTTAAGCTAAGCATTTAAATTTCGATTTTTCTTTATTTTTAGCCTTTATTTGGTAAAATCACGCAAATTTAGCTAAATCGGACGAAAGATTGTTTTCAAATATTTATACGTATAGGTTTTTTATCGTAAATTCGGTCAAAAACGAGTTTATAACCAAATTTGCAAAAAGCAAGCTGGGCGTAGCGTGGGCTATACTCCACCCGCTAGCCCAGGTACTCATCTACGCGACCATACTCTCCTCCGTACTCTCGGCCAAGCTGCCTGGCATCGATAGCAAATACGCATACGCGATCTACCTAATGAGCGGGATGCTTTGCTGGATGCTTTTTAGCGAGATTTTTTCGCGCTGTATCGGCATTTTTACCGACAATGCCAACATAATCAAAAAAATGTCATTCCCTAAAATCGTCCTTCCGGCTACCGTAGTTTTAAGCTCGGCGATAAACAATCTCATTTTATTCGTCTCTATTGCGGTAGTGTTTGCGTTTTTGGGGCATTTTGCGGGCGTAAATTTGATCTTTTTGCCGATCTTTTCCCTCGTTACGGTGATGCTAGCCGTCGGATTTGGGCTGTTTTTCGGCGTGATAAACGTCTTTATGCGCGACGTAGGCCAGATCATCGCCATCGTATTGCAGTTTTTATTTTGGCTAACGCCGATCGTTTATATGACGGGCATTTTGCCGTCAAATTTGCAAGAGCTAATCTACATAAATCCGCTTGTGGGCGTCGTTAGCGGCTATCACGATATTTTGATTTACGACAAGATGCCCGATTTTTCGCTTTTGATTTATCCGGCCTTTATCGGCGCGGCAAGCCTTGGGGCCGCATTTTTCGTTTACAAACGAGCCGAAGAAGAGATGGCGGACGTTTTATGATTTTATCGGTTCAAAATATCTGTAAAACTTACTTGGATTACGAGAGTAACTTTAAGCGATTTGCCTCGTGGTTTAGCAAAAATAAAGAAGAAAAAAACGTAAAAACCGTACTAAAAGACGTAAGCTTTGACGTGGGAGCCGGCGAGGTAGTCGGGCTAATCGGTCAAAACGGAGCGGGCAAGAGCACCCTTTTAAAAATCATATCGCACACGCTAAAGCCCTCAAGCGGCCGCGTAACGAGCGGGGCTAAAATTTCGTCCATCTTAGAGCTAGGCATGGGCTTTCACGGCGACCTAACGGGTAGACAAAACGCCTATCAGTCCTGCTCTCTCATGGGCTACTCAAAAGAGCAGATCGACGAAATAATAGCCTACATCGAAGACTTTGCCGAGATAGGCGAGTATTTTGATTATCCCGTGCGAATTTACAGCAGCGGCATGCAGATGCGCCTTGCTTTTTCGGTCGTCACGGCAAACCGCCCCGATATACTCATCATCGACGAAGCGCTATCGGTAGGCGACGTGTACTTTCAGCACAAAAGCTTTGACAAGATAAAAGAATTTAAAAGCCTAGGCACGACGCTCATCATCGTTTCGCACGATAGCGGTGCGATAAAATCGATCTGCGACCGAGTAATCCTGCTAGAAAAAGGACAAATTTTAAAAGACGGCGAGCCTGAAGCCGTACTTGATTATTACAACGCCCTAATCTCAAAAAAACAAGACGTACAAATCTCACAAGTAGCCCTAGAAAACGGCAAAATCGCAACTATATCGGGCAACAAAAAAGCCTGCATAAAAAACGTGGAAATTTTAGACGCCGCAGGCAAAAAGATACAAAATTTAGAAGTCGGCAAAAAAATCAAGCTAAAAGTAACGGTGCAAGCAAACGAAAATTTACTCTCGCTGGTACTGGGCTATCAAATCAAAAATCGCTTCTCGCAGGTCGTCTACGGCACCAACACTTACCATCTAAAGCAAGCTTTAAAAAATCTCAAAAAAGGCGAGGAGTACGACTTTAGTTTTGAATTTGACGCAAATTTGGGCGTCGGATCGTTTTCAGTCACATTAGCGCTGCACGATAGCGACAACCATCTGCAAAATAACTACGAATGGCGCGACAACGCAATCATTTTTAACGTCGTAAATTTTAGCAAGCCCGATTTCGTCGGCCTTGCGTATCTTGAACCGAGTTTGGAAATAAAGAGAATAAATGGATAAATTTTATAAAAGTTTCGAAGATAAATTTAGAGGCCAGAGGAGCGAGATCAAAAAACGCTTGCTTGCTTACGAGCCGTTTTTGCAAATTTTAAAGCAACAAGACGAAAAGCCGGCGGCGGTCGATCTAGGCTGCGGCAGAGGCGAGTGGCTTGAAATTCTAAAACAAAACGGCTTTGCCGCGCGCGGTTGCGACGTTAGCGACGAGATGATAAAAGAGTGCGAGAAAAACGATCTTGAAGCCAAAAAACAAGGAGCGATAGAATTTTTAGGCCAGTTGCAGGATTCGAGCCTATCGCTCGTTAGCGCCTTTCAGCTTGCAGAGCACTTGGAGTTTAACGAGCTTTGCGAGCTAATAAAGCAAGCGCGCCGAGTTCTCAAAGACGGCGGTATCTTGCTACTAGAAACGCCAAATCCTGAAAATTTACGCGTCGCTACGCTAAATTTCTATCTAGACGTTACGCACGTAAAGCCTATCCCACCGATGCTGCTTGAGTATCTGTGCGAATTTGAAGGCTTTAATAATACGTTTATGATGAGGCTGAACTCAAATTTGAGCTTTAGCGAGGATTTAGAGAACCAAAACGTCACGCTAAGAGACGTTTTAAGCAGCGTCGGGCTTGATTACGCGGTTTTGGGGCTTAAAAACGGCGACGAGAAAACGCGCGAAGCGTTTTTAAACGCGGCTAAAAGCGGTTATAGTTTTGAAGAGTTAGCCGATAGATTCGACGTAGGGGCGTTTGAAAATAAAACGCAGATGCTCGAGCTAAAAAACGACGTTTGGAAGGAGTCCTTGGAGACAAAAGAGGCTCTTTGGAAAAGCTCGCTCGAGCTGTTGGAAAGCAAAAATCAAATCACAAATTTGCAAAACGAAAATGCGCGCCTGCACGAAGATCTAGAAAATCTACTCGGCAAATATCTCGCGCTAAACCACAAAGTCTACGTCCTAGAAAACGAAGCTCCCGTTATCAAAAACGATATCGAACATCTTAAAATTTTCGTCGCCAAATTTAAAAAAGTTGCAAAGCCGCTTATTTGGGTCTATAAATTTTTGAGATTTTGCAAAAATTTAGCTAAAGAAAATCTCAAAAAACCGCTCAAATTCGGTATAAATTTAACCGAAAAGACGGCAAATAACAACCCTAAATTTAAAAAGAATCTCAAGATATTTTTAAATAAATTCCCGGCTCTCAGAGCAAAAATTTTTAGCCTCAAAGGGCAAATAAGAGACGATATCTACGTCTCGCAAGAGGGCATTTTCGAGCCGAACGTTTTTGAATTAAAGCACTCAAAAGAGTACGAGCAAAATTTAGAGCTGAAAAATCTCAAATTTAACGAAAACTTTAGCGAGCTAACGGTAATCGGCAACATCAGCGGACATTATAGTTTGGCCGCGATAAATAGAAACATAGTATTTAGGCTACTAAACAAGGTAAAAAACGTCTTTGTTATCTGCTATCACGCAAACTATTTCGATAAAATCGAAGACATCGCGATAACCAAAGACGAGTACGAAACGCTAAGAAGCATAGTGCCCGATAAAAACGCACCCGCAATCAGAACCGACGACAAGGTCGCGATCTACCACCACTACCCGCTGATAGAAGACGTTAGGGAGGGCTACGGCTTTGAGATCGCGGTATTTTTCTGGGAGGAGTCGCGTATCCCGCCGCGGACGATAGAAATTTTAAACGCCAAGTATAAAGGCATTTTGGTTTCGACGTTTTTTATCAAAAAAATCCTCATAGATAACGGCTGCTATACGCCCGTAAAAGTAGCCGATATACCGCTAAAAACGCCGCCTGCGCCAAGCGTTTCGCAAGAAAACAGCGAACAAAAGAGCGAGATAAAGCTCTTTCACATCTCGTCGTGCCTACCTAGAAAGGGTGCCGACGTGCTGCTGCGAGCCTTTAACGAAGCTTGCAAAAAAGCTAAATTTGAGCTGAGCCTAACGATAAAAAGCTTCCCTAATCCGCACAACAGCGTAACCGAGCAAATCGAGCTTTTAGTCGATAAAAAGTACCGCGATAAAATCCGCGTCATACTAAACGAAGATCTAACCGCGCTTGACGTGGCAAATCTATACGAGCAGTGCGATATCGTCGTGCTACCGACGCGCGGCGAGGGACTAAATATGCCGGCAATCGAAGGCGTACATTACGAAAAGCCCGTTATCTCCACCGACTATAGCGGTCAGTGCGAGTTTTTGGACGACAGCTGCGAGTTTATTGGGTATAAATTCGCGCCCGCGGTTACGCATTTTAATCTAAATTATTCGTTTTGGGCGGAGCCTAGCGTAAAGGATCTAGGCGAAAAGATTATCAAAGCATCAGAGCAAATTTTACAGAACCGTGCTCCGGACATAAAACCACTAAAGCACAAGGTCGATGAAATGATGTTCGGCGAGAAAAATGCGCTAAATTTCATCTCGAGCATCTCGCATCTAAAATCCTTTAAAAACAAGCCGAGCGAGCTAAAAATAGCCTACTTTTCGACATATAACGCCGTTTGCGGCATAGCCGAATACTCAAAATACCTA encodes the following:
- a CDS encoding glycosyltransferase; this translates as MDKFYKSFEDKFRGQRSEIKKRLLAYEPFLQILKQQDEKPAAVDLGCGRGEWLEILKQNGFAARGCDVSDEMIKECEKNDLEAKKQGAIEFLGQLQDSSLSLVSAFQLAEHLEFNELCELIKQARRVLKDGGILLLETPNPENLRVATLNFYLDVTHVKPIPPMLLEYLCEFEGFNNTFMMRLNSNLSFSEDLENQNVTLRDVLSSVGLDYAVLGLKNGDEKTREAFLNAAKSGYSFEELADRFDVGAFENKTQMLELKNDVWKESLETKEALWKSSLELLESKNQITNLQNENARLHEDLENLLGKYLALNHKVYVLENEAPVIKNDIEHLKIFVAKFKKVAKPLIWVYKFLRFCKNLAKENLKKPLKFGINLTEKTANNNPKFKKNLKIFLNKFPALRAKIFSLKGQIRDDIYVSQEGIFEPNVFELKHSKEYEQNLELKNLKFNENFSELTVIGNISGHYSLAAINRNIVFRLLNKVKNVFVICYHANYFDKIEDIAITKDEYETLRSIVPDKNAPAIRTDDKVAIYHHYPLIEDVREGYGFEIAVFFWEESRIPPRTIEILNAKYKGILVSTFFIKKILIDNGCYTPVKVADIPLKTPPAPSVSQENSEQKSEIKLFHISSCLPRKGADVLLRAFNEACKKAKFELSLTIKSFPNPHNSVTEQIELLVDKKYRDKIRVILNEDLTALDVANLYEQCDIVVLPTRGEGLNMPAIEGVHYEKPVISTDYSGQCEFLDDSCEFIGYKFAPAVTHFNLNYSFWAEPSVKDLGEKIIKASEQILQNRAPDIKPLKHKVDEMMFGEKNALNFISSISHLKSFKNKPSELKIAYFSTYNAVCGIAEYSKYLTDELVRAGADLQIYTWSEQKRADGSNLTQENDNIKVYEIEREKLLSGLKTDANIIWLQHHFTFFEIDEKLKSDIAALKSQGKICFITLHSTKQILNYPRQTQQNWHDTLYEFDRVFVHSIDDLNTLRLLGLIDNVTLVPHGTQNLAPEQNKHKETDGKFMVGFLGLLFAHKNLPVLLEAFAKFSQNIDAKLVIISPVASADGEAELQRCRKICDKLNLSEKIEWHTSFLPIETVNEKLSCCDAIVLPYGQTDEGSSAAARVSLSLCKNVIVTPSRIFSEMQNITIAADGFSDEDILEQLEKVKNNEIDGKIYDKRIKWLEENSWQNIAGLYLRIFKAINTDHNFMRHLKNGEE
- a CDS encoding motility associated factor glycosyltransferase family protein produces the protein MAKKKEDEYLKLNSLQKKGARENQTSDKDDKNIDETVTNIANPIFKKNLQALFQQDEILAARLWGMKETEKYDVFIGKDPIDINIIDNKTLKYVYESPAKDVLRILESTEKEYKRYPIMYFYGLGNGIFYKALLKNETHQKVIVVEPEIEIIYIALNLIDLSDELISERLVLFFSEFATYSQFYFAVSSQLFSSYAKTYNLHIHTPFYENFHEDIVRINKDFTKAISQMVVAHGNSIDDTLIGIKHHIEHIPEMVTNYCYTDLIKKRQGLMDTAIIVSTGPSLDKQLETLKKFAPYFTVISLDASYPILLKHGIKPDYVTSIERVEATSSFFKNKNKKIDEDIYFIVASLTHKQTVDNILPRRLTLTMRPQQSEMAFNMPKYGYLGIGHSTANQAYQLAYALGHKNIILIGQDLAFAPDGKSHASGHAFAQADEYLYVEAYGGEGEVRTTYIWDKFKNQFEKDIEQAKNEQITTYNCTEGGARIQGSTERPFLETAEELSKDKKIKKLPHIEKTGEKTANKDLLKAYKFIVKKVQTQNKVKQRIEKTFLELVPKIDKIMKIKDEGKVDESLFDPLVKIIDKIDKLKNYISGQNLKKYIENVLQIAVYHQELELAKISVAPSDTKMEKVNKLLEWAEMHKYWMFSAAGGINADMEVTKKASENLVKELKKRGLIETSEIGEVKEEFKLSI
- a CDS encoding ABC transporter permease; the encoded protein is MFSNIYTYRFFIVNSVKNEFITKFAKSKLGVAWAILHPLAQVLIYATILSSVLSAKLPGIDSKYAYAIYLMSGMLCWMLFSEIFSRCIGIFTDNANIIKKMSFPKIVLPATVVLSSAINNLILFVSIAVVFAFLGHFAGVNLIFLPIFSLVTVMLAVGFGLFFGVINVFMRDVGQIIAIVLQFLFWLTPIVYMTGILPSNLQELIYINPLVGVVSGYHDILIYDKMPDFSLLIYPAFIGAASLGAAFFVYKRAEEEMADVL
- a CDS encoding ABC transporter ATP-binding protein; translated protein: MILSVQNICKTYLDYESNFKRFASWFSKNKEEKNVKTVLKDVSFDVGAGEVVGLIGQNGAGKSTLLKIISHTLKPSSGRVTSGAKISSILELGMGFHGDLTGRQNAYQSCSLMGYSKEQIDEIIAYIEDFAEIGEYFDYPVRIYSSGMQMRLAFSVVTANRPDILIIDEALSVGDVYFQHKSFDKIKEFKSLGTTLIIVSHDSGAIKSICDRVILLEKGQILKDGEPEAVLDYYNALISKKQDVQISQVALENGKIATISGNKKACIKNVEILDAAGKKIQNLEVGKKIKLKVTVQANENLLSLVLGYQIKNRFSQVVYGTNTYHLKQALKNLKKGEEYDFSFEFDANLGVGSFSVTLALHDSDNHLQNNYEWRDNAIIFNVVNFSKPDFVGLAYLEPSLEIKRING